The Chlamydiales bacterium DNA window CTTAGAAAAATTGCAATTTTTTGAGTAGATTTATTGATAAATTTTTCAAGCATATGTGAACATATGGTTGAAAAATTTAACGATAAAGATGTCAAAAAAGACAATTTTAACAAGCAAATGTAATTACGCAAGAAGTCTAATATAAAGATGATCATTTTTGATCTATTCAAAGATATATTAGCTCTTTCTTGGAAGACTCAATAAACTTTTTCATACAAAAGTAAAATTCCTATTGTTTGTTTTTTAAATTTTTCATATATATTCAAAGAATGTAGTGAATAAAATAGGTACTGAAATGATGAATAAACTCGTATGGATAGTGGCGCTAATAGCAAATGCAACCCTTCTGTTAACTGTAGATGCAACATCTTACACCTGGAAAACAGACGGGACTATCAACTGGAATACACCCTCTAATTGGACTCCATCAGGTCTTCCAGATGGCTCTGATAGCGCATTAATTCCAGGAAAAGGCGCTCAACCTGTAATCATTCAGTCAGGAAACCTTCTACAAATTAATGATATACAATTTAAATCTGATTTACCCATTCTTACCGTTGCTTCCACAGGCGGCATGCTCATAAATGATTGCGTTTCAGGAACAGGAATTGTGCTGATTGAAGATGGCGGCTATTTAACATTTGATAATAATGCAACATCTGCTGCCACCGATGGATCTGTTATTACCTATCAAGTAGGTTCAGGTGGTGGTGATCTGTTTTTCGGTGCCCCTATGGACAATGCAGGAACTGCCAATATGGTTACTACTATAGGAAATCCTGGGCTCTTAGTTATAGACGGCAATGTAAACCTTGGAAAAGTTATCATGGTTAACCCCAATGATAGTATTTTTCTAAACCCAGGAAAAACCTTAATCTTACAATCAGGTGATAGTTTATTTGCAGGCGATGCAAATAAGGGAGGCGGTATTAACCGCTCTGGAGACATTGCATTCTCAGATCCAGAATCAAGCCTAACACTATCTGGAAACAATAATAAATGGAGCGGATCTACGACATTATCAGCAGGTAGCATTAAACTTGCACACAATTCAGGGCTTGGAAAAGGCTCACTTCTTATGAAGGATGCTACCACACTACATCTTTCAGATGCTGTATCAACCCCTAATAACATCACGTTAAATGGCACTTGCGCCATTCAAGTCACTAACAATGGAATTGCTACATTATCAGGCGTGATTTCAGACGATGAAAATGCAACAGGTGCACTGATTCAACAAGGATCTGGTGTATTGGTATTGAATGGGGCAAATACCTATTCGGGAGGTACAACCATTCACGCTGGTGGTACAATCAGAGCAAGCGAAAATGGCAACTTTGGAAATAATTCTGGCGCACTGAATTTAGCAGGTGGCACGCTTCAATATGGAAAGCCTTTCAATTTATCTAGTGGCAGAAACATTGTTACAAGTAGCAATTTAAGTAAAATCGACACAAATGGACACGATGTTATAGTCGTATCCAGCATCCAGGGCAAGGGGGGAATTACAAAAGAGGGCTCTGGTACATTAACACTAACAAACTCTAATACTTATACTGAAGGAACCTCCATTCATGCAGGAACCCTTAAATTGTCAGAGGCCGGATCTTTGCATTCCAAAGGGGCCGTTTCTCTTTTCTCCTCTGGAAGCTTTGATATTAGCACTGTTAACTCATCACAACCCATAATGATTGGTAATCTTTCCAGCAACTCTTCAAATACCAATGTGATACTTGGAAATCATGCCTTAACATTTGGTGCAGAGGACAATACAACCTTCAATGGATTAATTTCAGGAACAGGCAACCTCAAAAAACAAGGAAAAGGTACTTTCACACTAAATAACGCAAATGGAAACAATTATTCAGGAATCGTTACCATCAGTGAAGGCACATTCCAAGCAGGTGTTCACGGAGCTTTTTCAAACAGCTCCTTATACCACCTAGAAGACAATGAAAGTGCTGTATTGGACCTAAACAATACCAATCAAACTATTTCCATGCTTTCTGGTGGTGGATCAAAAGGAGGGCTTGTTTCTCTCGAAGCAGGTACATTAACACTTCTTGGCGGCCCAAGTACAACTTATTCAGGCACAATTACAGGCTCTGGGGGATCTCTTATAAAAAGAGGCCCTGGCTCTCTTACCCTAAACAACATGCACACTCATAGCGGGGCTACAATCATTTCCGAGGGTACATTTATCGTCAATGGATCGATGCAAAACTCTCTGCTTACCATAGGCCCAAATGCAACTTTAAAGGGAAATGGTACATTTGGAAAAGTAAATATCCATGGTACAGTATCTCCTGGTAATTCTATTGGTACAATATCAGGAACAGATTTTACTTTTTTAAGTGGATCTTCACTTAATAACGAAATCAATGCTAGTGGGGATACCGACCTAATTGCAGCAACAGGAGATATCACTATTGACCCGAATGTCACCTTAAATGTGATTGCAGAACCAGGAACTTATACTTCTGGAGAGACTTATACATTTGCTACGGCAGGGGGCAGTATTGCAGGTGAATTTACAACTATAAATTCAACTATTCCTAGATTAAATCCACAGGTCACTTACAATTCTCAATCTCTTATGCTAACACTTTTAAACGAAACCTTTTTCTCATTCCTAAATCTTCAACCAGACTATACAGCAACTACCAATGCTATATCTGTTGCTAATTATTTGGATTATTTAGAAAACAGTGGAGATATCGTTGCAGGCTCTGATTTAGCATCTGTTCTTACAGTTGCTACAGCAGCTACAGCAAGTCAATTATCTTCAGGACTCAATACATTTCATCCAGCCCCTTATAATACTCTTCTTGTAGCACAAGAGGAATCGATGGTTAATATGCAAAGCACTCTTGTCGATCGTCTCGATAAGATTTATTTGCTTTGCCCTCAAATCTGCTGTTTCAATGAATGGATTACACCCGTAGGATCATTTGCACATTTTGACTCAACTTATGAAACTTCTGGCTATGAATCTTCTATGGGGGGTGTTGCAGGTGGTATCGACTTATTTGTTAACAAAAACCTCTGTACAGGATTTACTGCAGGCTACACCCAAACAGCTGTCAACTGGGACTCGCCAGACGGCAATGGTAACATAAAAACGGGTTATGCAGGTCTTTATTCCAGGTTATTCAATCGTCAATTTTATGTGGATGCAAGTGCAATTACAGGCATTGGATGTTTTAGAGGCACACGCCCTATCTTTCTTACGTCTAGCGCAGGAACTGTTAACCGTGTAGCACAAGGCAAATTCTATGGCGTTGAAGTCGATACGCATGTGGGTGTTGGTACCATTGTCAATACAGCTCCTGTAGACATTAACATTTTTTCTACATTAGATTGGGTTTATACACATCAAAATAGTTTTACAGAAAAAAATGCCAATAGCTTAGACCTTAGTGTCAAAGGGAAAAACTGCAACTTGCTTCGTCCAGCACTTGGATTTACACTATTCAAGCGCATGGATAACTGGACTCCAGAAATTGGAGTAACCGGTGCTTATTATGGCAGACTAGATGGCAGGCGCTGTGCTTCAAACTTTGTTGACGAGCCTGGCTATTTTGTGACCCATGGACTCTATCCAAGCGAGATGCGCGTCATTCCACGCTTCAGAATTACTGGATTGTTTCCAGACAATCGTGCAACTTGCCAAGCGTCCTATGAGGGCGAATTTTCCCATGACTACTTTGAGCATAGCTTTACACTCAACTTTGGCTACTGCTTCTAAGTTTAAAAATACTATAACGCAGGCCTTCAGCCTGCAAATCGTGTCCTGGCATCACCTAGGGCGAATGCCCTAGGCTTTTATAACGCAGGGTCTTCGCCCTGCAAATTATCCATGCAATTATTTCAGGCTGAAAGCCTGAAAACTCCACCTAAAACCACCATATATATTCAGAGGTGGTATTTCAGGCTGAAAGCCTAGGGCATCCGCCATGGATATATTTAGAGATGGTATTTCAGGCTGAAAGCCTGACTTATAAAAGCCCATTGCTTTCACCATAGATATATTTAGAGATGGTATTTGAGGCTGAAAGCCTAACTTACAAAAGCCTATGGCCTTCGCCATAGGTATATTTAGAGGTGGTATTTCAGGCTGAAAGCCTGACTTATAAAAGCCTAGGGCATCCGCCCTAGGTGATACCAGGACGCGATTTGCAGGCTGAAGGCCTGACTTATAAAAGCCTAGGGCATCCGCCCTAGGTGATACCAGGACGCGATTTGCAGGCTGAAGGCCTGCATTATAGCTTATTTCAACCTTCCCCTGGAGTGGTATGTTCTGAATGATAAGGTGGCGGCGGAGATGTTAAATTCTCATCATCCTTTGGGGTAGAAAGTTTTGGATAAGGCGGTGGAAGCCCACTGGCTTCATTGTATGAAGGCGGATTTGGATATGAAGGTGGCTCCGGTTTTTCTATAAACTTCATTAATAATGTTATGATTTCATGATTGCCCACTTCGGCAGCCGTTACTAGAGGAGACCCTTCATTGCTCCTTTGATGGCTAGCCTGAATTTTAGCAACATCAATAATTCGATTCTCTAAAAAGAATCTAATGATATCAATATTTTGTATCTTTATTGCTTGATAAAGAACTGCATAAGAAAGTCCTTTTACCTGTGGAAGCTTTTTACCATCGTCACTTAAAATAAGTTTTAACATAGTAAGATCTTTGTTCTCATTAGCATCTTCAATAGCTAAATACATTAACTGCCTCAACTCCTCTGCTTTTGGAACAACACCATTATTCAATAAAAACCTAACACACTCAAGTTTCTTTTCATGTGTAGGGCACCCCGTTAATATAGTTAAAAACATATTAAGGTTGCGAACTGATTGATGGCGATAGTTTGGCTGACTATTTAAAAAATCCTCATCTGGAGCACGTTGTTTTACTAAATCTATGATATTTTGATTTTGCGCACAAATACCACTCCAAAATAACTCTGCCAAATTTATGCCATGCGATAATAAAAACTTTGCATCATCCTCTGAAACCGCCTCCCAAGACCAAAAAAAACCTGGCTTAGATACAATCGCATCTACGATATTAGGAAATCCTTCTTCAAGCCGACGTAAATTAGCGATAACACCTTTTATGCTGGTACTGTCATTAAACGCATTTAATGTGCCTCCCTTGGCACTAAACCAAGGCCTCAAAAACTCTAAAATTCCAAAACAATTAATAAAATGATCCCCAATATAACTAGGTGACCAATATACATAAGAATTATAAGCAATGTTTTTTATGACTTCTGCCATACGCTCTTCTGGAATATCCGTAAATCCTTTAACTTCATGCAGATCGGTCTGAAGGACTCTCTTTGCTGCTACTTGAACAAGCGTTGATTTTACATCAAGAGTCTTATCACAAAGTATTTCAATTACTTCTTTGATTCGAGAATGGAGTTTATTTGCCAATATATCGCTTAGAAGACTTTGCAAGCTTGAGCACTTAACCTTATCTGCCAACTTAGAAAGTTCCTTCAAACTCT harbors:
- a CDS encoding autotransporter-associated beta strand repeat-containing protein gives rise to the protein MMNKLVWIVALIANATLLLTVDATSYTWKTDGTINWNTPSNWTPSGLPDGSDSALIPGKGAQPVIIQSGNLLQINDIQFKSDLPILTVASTGGMLINDCVSGTGIVLIEDGGYLTFDNNATSAATDGSVITYQVGSGGGDLFFGAPMDNAGTANMVTTIGNPGLLVIDGNVNLGKVIMVNPNDSIFLNPGKTLILQSGDSLFAGDANKGGGINRSGDIAFSDPESSLTLSGNNNKWSGSTTLSAGSIKLAHNSGLGKGSLLMKDATTLHLSDAVSTPNNITLNGTCAIQVTNNGIATLSGVISDDENATGALIQQGSGVLVLNGANTYSGGTTIHAGGTIRASENGNFGNNSGALNLAGGTLQYGKPFNLSSGRNIVTSSNLSKIDTNGHDVIVVSSIQGKGGITKEGSGTLTLTNSNTYTEGTSIHAGTLKLSEAGSLHSKGAVSLFSSGSFDISTVNSSQPIMIGNLSSNSSNTNVILGNHALTFGAEDNTTFNGLISGTGNLKKQGKGTFTLNNANGNNYSGIVTISEGTFQAGVHGAFSNSSLYHLEDNESAVLDLNNTNQTISMLSGGGSKGGLVSLEAGTLTLLGGPSTTYSGTITGSGGSLIKRGPGSLTLNNMHTHSGATIISEGTFIVNGSMQNSLLTIGPNATLKGNGTFGKVNIHGTVSPGNSIGTISGTDFTFLSGSSLNNEINASGDTDLIAATGDITIDPNVTLNVIAEPGTYTSGETYTFATAGGSIAGEFTTINSTIPRLNPQVTYNSQSLMLTLLNETFFSFLNLQPDYTATTNAISVANYLDYLENSGDIVAGSDLASVLTVATAATASQLSSGLNTFHPAPYNTLLVAQEESMVNMQSTLVDRLDKIYLLCPQICCFNEWITPVGSFAHFDSTYETSGYESSMGGVAGGIDLFVNKNLCTGFTAGYTQTAVNWDSPDGNGNIKTGYAGLYSRLFNRQFYVDASAITGIGCFRGTRPIFLTSSAGTVNRVAQGKFYGVEVDTHVGVGTIVNTAPVDINIFSTLDWVYTHQNSFTEKNANSLDLSVKGKNCNLLRPALGFTLFKRMDNWTPEIGVTGAYYGRLDGRRCASNFVDEPGYFVTHGLYPSEMRVIPRFRITGLFPDNRATCQASYEGEFSHDYFEHSFTLNFGYCF